The Takifugu rubripes chromosome 7, fTakRub1.2, whole genome shotgun sequence genome has a segment encoding these proteins:
- the LOC101061638 gene encoding zinc fingers and homeoboxes protein 2-like, protein MSSRRKASTPCMIRQDQTMVELDDETDESHDMETITNNHTEEKPIDVDFAAEMQPCAETDPPTAPDKLPTEPPDLSKPPRRQQGGYECKYCPFSTQNLNTFKEHVDANHPNVILNPLYLCAVCNFNTKKFDTLTEHNERCHPGESNFKFKRIKMNNQTILEQTIEGCSNSAVIYNTSSSIGGKGEELPPPSKPFTVKAVKPKLPPLDNKRTEFQLGKLAPDLGKKPITALNVNGTVIIPESTLLKADGLSHIMPSLQPPLNYTQVPKIAVPLNTTKYNPSLDDNLTLISSFNKFPYPTQAELSWLTAASKHPEEQIKVWFTTQRLKQGISWSPEEVEEARKKMFNGTISSAPQTFAVVAPQLNSQMSTNHSAHSTASKPLQPGASVLQSLPCQLLGQTSLVLTPVANGSTVTGAPLALTLTNQVVQSLKRPLASPAIATESKRPSIIQAISAPIATTKLVSSKVLSFTVDPNKTAEQLSVLRSSYTQCPFPEEDEIYRLIEMTGLSRGEIKKWFSEQRLLNLKSVPAPPLLVKAEVTPAPKDIPIKKAMPSQFPLLERVKGKSAEQLKALEESFQRSSSPKDADLDQLAQETRLSRTEVDCWFAERRGLRDNMEKALLTMASKNLDGRGDRPVALLNGASHREQDGKNLCSPPHPPALSSSSSSSTPSSPPVLAASSPHPPTLSTSASPPILTSSSSSSPHPPVLSASMSPVPITSRSLALLREMFCRTQWPSPEEYSQLEVQTSLGRTDIVRWFKDHRSALKNGEALDWMNAFQVPPLKRKTDQEQNGQGSEDVPPGVKAAHVQDKAGENVAAAAVQAKLSDQDKVQWLTDRIAHSVTDLIRTRPDGKEAADRQRTATDNDVRSAEQPGKVTG, encoded by the exons ATGTCCAGCCGACGGAAGGCCTCCACGCCGTGTATGATCCGACAAGACCAGACCATGGTGGAGCTGGACGACGAGACGGATGAATCTCACGACATGGAG ACAATAACCAACAACCATACTGAGGAGAAACCCATCGACGTGGATTTTGCCGCAGAGATGCAGCCGTGTGCTGAAACGGACccccccacagctccagacAAACTCCCCACCGAGCCACCAGACTTGTCCAAGCCTCCGCGCAGGCAGCAGGGGGGCTACGAGTGCAAATACTGCCCCTTCTCCACGCAGAACCTCAACACGTTCAAGGAGCACGTCGACGCCAACCACCCAAACGTGATCCTCAACCCCCTGTACCTGTGCGCCGTCTGCAACTTCAACACCAAGAAGTTCGACACCCTGACGGAGCACAACGAGAGGTGTCACCCGGGGGAGAGCAACTTCAAGTTCAAACGCATCAAAATGAACAATCAAACCATCCTGGAGCAGACGATAGAGGGTTGCAGCAACAGCGCAGTCATTTACAACACCTCCAGCTCCATCGGTGGCAAAGGCGAGGAGCTCCCGCCGCCCAGTAAACCCTTCACGGTCAAGGCGGTGAAGCCAAAACTGCCGCCGTTGGACAACAAACGGACAGAGTTTCAGCTGGGTAAACTGGCCCCAGATCTGGGCAAGAAACCCATCACAGCGCTCAACGTGAACGGGACCGTCATCATCCCAGAGTCAACCCTGCTCAAAGCAGATGGCCTTTCTCACATCATGCCTTCGCTACAGCCGCCTCTAAACTATACCCAG GTGCCGAAGATTGCAGTGCCCCTCAACACAACCAAATACAACCCTTCGCTGGACGACAACCTGACGCTCATCTCGTCGTTCAACAAGTTCCCCTACCCGACGCAAGCGGAGCTGTCCTGGCTCACCGCAGCCTCGAAGCATCCAGAGGAGCAAATCAAAGTCTGGTTCACCACTCAGAGGCTCAAACAAGGCATCAGCTGGTCCCCTGAGGAG GTGGAAGAAGCCAGGAAGAAAATGTTCAACGGCACAATCTCCTCAGCACCTCAGACCTTTGCCGTTGTAGCTCCGCAGCTCAACTCCCAAATGTCTACCAACCACTCTGCCCACTCCACGGCCTCCAAACCCCTGCAGCCGGGCGCCTCCGTCCTGCAGTCGCTCCCCTGTCAGCTCCTGGGACAGACCAGCCTGGTCCTGACCCCTGTCGCTAACGGTTCCACTGTAACTGGTGCACCTCTGGCACTCACTCTGACCAACCAG GTGGTGCAGTCGCTCAAACGTCCTCTGGCGTCTCCTGCCATCGCTACAGAGAGCAAACGACCCTCCATCATTCAGGCCATATCGGCGCCCATCGCCACGACGAAGCTGGTGTCTTCAAAAGTGCTTAGTTTCACTGTTGACCCCAATAAAACAGCCGAGCAGCTCTCGGTCCTGAGGTCCAGCTACACGCAGTGTCCTTTCCCTGAGGAAGATGAG ATCTACAGGCTGATTGAGATGACTGGGCTGTCCAGAGGGGAGATCAAGAAGTGGTTCAGTGAACAGAGGCTCCTTAATCTCAAAA GTGTCCCTGCCCCTCCGTTGCTGGTGAAAGCAGAGGTGACACCAGCACCCAAAGATATACCTATAAAGAAAGCCATGCCGAGCCAgttccccctgctggagagggTGAAGGGCAAATCAGCGGAGCAACTGAAGGCCCTAGAGGAAAGCTTTCAGCGAAGCAGCTCCCCAAAAGATGCAGATTTAG ACCAGCTGGCCCAGGAGACCAGGCTGTCCAGGACGGAGGTGGACTGCTGGTTTGCTGAGCGCAGGGGGCTGAGGGATAACATGGAGAAGGCTCTACTCACCATGGCTTCAAAGAACTTGGACGGCAGAGGAGATCGTCCGGTGGCGCTGCTGAACGGGGCCTCGCATCGAGAGCAGGACGGGAAGAATCTCTGCTCCCCTCCTCACCCGCCtgccctctcctcatcctcttcctcctccaccccttcGTCCCCGCCCGTGCTTGCCGCGTCCTCCCCTCACCCGCCGACCCTGTCCACTTCGGCCTCGCCCCCCATCCTcacgtcgtcctcctcctcttccccgcACCCCCCCGTCCTCTCGGCCTCCATGAGCCCCGTCCCCATCACCAGTCGCTCTCTCGCCCTCCTCAGAGAG ATGTTCTGTCGGACTCAGTGGCCGTCCCCTGAGGAGTacagtcagctggaggtccAAACCAGTCTGGGACGCACCGACATTGTCCGCTGGTTCAAGGACCACCGCTCGGCACTGAAGAACGGCGAAGCCCTCGATTGGATGAACGCTTTCCAAGTCCCGCCTTTGAAACGGAAAACGGACCAGGAACAAAACGGACAGGGCTCTGAGGACGTTCCCCCTGGAGTCAAAGCTGCGCATG TCCAGGACAAAGCTGGTGAAAACGTGGCTGCGGCAGCAGTGCAGGCCAAGCTGTCCGACCAAGACAAAGTCCAGTGGTTGACTGACAGAATAGCTCACAGTGTGACGGACCTGATCCGGACCAGACCGGACGgcaaagaagcagctgaccgacAGAGGACAGCGACAGACAACGATGTCCGGAGCGCAGAGCAACCTGGGAAGGTCACTGGTTGA
- the derl1 gene encoding derlin-1, protein MSDIQDWFRSIPIITRSWFSASVALPLIGILGLVDFRNFLLFPDLVFTRFQIWRPLTATFFFPTGFQYLINLYFLYNYSTRLETGSFDGRPADYVFMLLFNWICIVISAMLINMRLLMIPMIMSVLYVWAQLNKDTIVTFWFGTQFKAHYLPWVILMFNFVIGGSFLNELTGNLVGHLYYFLMFKYPIDFGGQAFLSTPDILYRYFPNRRGGVAGIGVPPTRRPAAQRPGGVGRHNWGQGYHLGAE, encoded by the exons ATGTCAGATATCCAGGATTGGTTCAGAAGCATCCCTATCATCACCCGGAGCTGGTTTAGTGCCTCAGTTGCTTTGCCTCTTATTGGTATTCTGGGATTGGTTGATTTCAGGAACTTCCTGTTATTTCCAGATCTAGTCTTCACCAGATTTCAG atctGGAGACCACTGACGGCCACCTTTTTTTTCCCGACTGGGTTTCAGTATCTGATCAATCTCTATTTTCTCTACAATTACTCCACTCGCCTGGAGACAG GCAGTTTTGATGGCAGACCCGCAGATTACGTCTTCATGCTCCTCTTCAACTGGATTTGCATTGTC ATATCTGCAATGCTGATAAACATGCGA CTGCTCATGATCCCAATGATCATGTCGGTACTGTACGTTTGGGCCCAGCTCAACAAAGACACTATCGTGACCTTCTGGTTCGGAACACAGTTTAAG GCGCATTATTTGCCTTGGGTCATCCTCATGTTCAACTTTGTCATCGGGGGATC CTTTTTAAATGAACTGACGGGAAACCTGGTGGGTCACCTCTACTACTTCCTTATGTTCAAATATCCCATCGATTTTGGAGGCCAGGCCTTCCTGTCTACACCGGACATCCT GTATCGGTACTTCCCCAACAGGAGGGGAGGTGTGGCTGGCATTGGAGTCCCTCCCACCAGGAGACCAGCTGCACAGCGGCCGGGGGGAGTAGGCCGACACAACTGGGGCCAAGGCTATCACCTGGGGGCTGAATGA